A portion of the Streptomyces sp. NBC_01335 genome contains these proteins:
- a CDS encoding NAD-binding protein has translation MITTSSAVPHDTPRSRHMVICGDDGLARRLAVELDAVCGETVTVVLPSRHHEHGGEIDALHQDPSSGIELFVAARPDEQALRAAGVEQAVALALTYGDDQTNMMAALLARSINPSVRLVIRMYHRERGRHLEQLLDRAVLARRNRPNASPHDAPPFDLPLDTSTTVLSDADTAVPELVAAAALGHGHTLQVAGKVFRGVVRPAGTPPHTADLATLAVFSGADRHDPRSEDSAETPGDGGTQLLPDTVTAYNSQFTHGRLMLEEVTADRTLEAPSASRGIGGWLRERLTHLPWKVFVSREMTSVFGVLAAVVALLSLATYAAVDGIPLWKAVYLPLLDIFTMGDPATGEPRARKFLQLIAGFTGIAILPLVVAATINATGAFRAASINHLPADGLRDHIVLVGLGKVGTRVLVRLRSAHHRVVAVERDPQARGVAVARELGVPLILEDATGPRALELARIGQSASLLVLTSDDSANLDIVMAAREANSDVRAVMRLYDDDFAATVSLTLRASYPDAVTRSRSVSALASPAFAAAMMGRHVVGVMPVERGVLLFTTVDVAGHPALEGFSVHEAFARNEWRVLAVGAAVSGTPVASPSDTLGGQDLSDRSGFDWRPPHGRVLRAGDRVVLATTRRGLDILTRGAPTAPDAA, from the coding sequence GTGATCACGACTTCTTCAGCCGTCCCGCACGACACCCCGCGTTCGCGGCACATGGTGATCTGCGGCGACGACGGCCTGGCCCGCCGCCTCGCGGTCGAGCTCGACGCGGTGTGCGGAGAGACCGTCACCGTAGTGCTGCCGTCCCGCCACCACGAGCACGGCGGAGAGATCGACGCGCTCCACCAGGATCCCTCCTCCGGCATCGAGCTGTTCGTCGCGGCACGTCCGGACGAGCAGGCGCTCCGCGCGGCGGGGGTCGAACAGGCCGTCGCCCTCGCCCTGACCTACGGCGACGACCAGACCAACATGATGGCGGCCCTGCTCGCCCGGAGCATCAATCCGTCCGTCCGGCTGGTCATCCGGATGTACCACCGTGAACGTGGCCGTCACCTCGAACAGCTTCTGGACCGTGCCGTCCTGGCCCGCCGGAACCGGCCAAACGCTTCGCCCCACGACGCACCGCCCTTCGACCTGCCGCTCGACACGTCGACCACGGTGCTCTCCGACGCCGACACGGCGGTTCCCGAGCTGGTCGCCGCGGCGGCGCTCGGCCACGGTCACACCCTCCAGGTCGCGGGCAAGGTCTTCAGGGGAGTGGTCCGACCGGCCGGAACTCCCCCGCACACGGCGGATCTGGCCACCTTGGCCGTCTTCTCCGGCGCGGACCGGCACGATCCGCGCAGCGAGGACAGCGCGGAGACACCTGGGGACGGGGGGACCCAGCTCCTGCCGGACACCGTCACCGCGTACAACAGCCAGTTCACGCACGGCCGGCTGATGCTGGAGGAGGTGACCGCCGACCGCACGCTGGAGGCTCCGTCGGCCTCGCGTGGAATCGGCGGCTGGCTGCGTGAACGGCTCACCCACCTGCCGTGGAAGGTGTTCGTCTCGCGCGAGATGACCTCCGTATTCGGTGTGCTGGCAGCGGTCGTGGCGCTGCTCTCCCTCGCGACCTACGCGGCCGTCGACGGCATACCCCTGTGGAAAGCGGTGTACCTTCCGCTGCTGGACATCTTCACCATGGGCGATCCCGCCACCGGAGAGCCCCGGGCGCGCAAGTTCCTCCAGCTGATCGCGGGCTTCACCGGCATCGCGATCCTCCCGCTCGTGGTGGCCGCCACCATCAACGCCACCGGCGCCTTCCGCGCCGCGTCGATCAACCACCTGCCCGCCGACGGCCTCAGGGACCACATCGTGCTCGTCGGGCTCGGCAAGGTGGGCACCAGGGTCCTGGTCCGGCTGCGTTCCGCCCATCACCGGGTCGTCGCCGTCGAACGCGATCCGCAGGCCCGGGGCGTCGCGGTGGCCCGGGAGCTCGGTGTGCCCCTGATCCTGGAGGACGCCACCGGTCCCCGCGCCCTGGAGCTCGCCCGGATCGGGCAGAGCGCTTCCTTGCTCGTCCTGACCAGCGACGACAGCGCCAACCTGGACATCGTGATGGCGGCGCGCGAGGCCAACTCGGACGTACGGGCGGTGATGCGGCTGTACGACGACGACTTCGCGGCCACCGTCTCGCTCACCCTGCGCGCCTCCTATCCGGACGCGGTGACCCGGAGTCGGAGCGTCTCGGCGCTCGCCTCGCCGGCGTTCGCCGCCGCGATGATGGGCCGCCACGTCGTGGGTGTGATGCCGGTCGAACGAGGGGTGCTCCTGTTCACCACCGTCGACGTGGCCGGCCATCCGGCGCTGGAGGGCTTCTCCGTCCACGAGGCGTTCGCCCGGAACGAGTGGCGCGTCCTCGCCGTGGGTGCCGCGGTCTCGGGAACGCCCGTCGCCTCCCCCTCCGACACCCTCGGCGGCCAGGACCTCTCCGACCGCTCCGGCTTCGACTGGCGCCCTCCCCACGGGCGCGTCCTGCGGGCCGGGGACCGGGTCGTCCTGGCGACGACCCGGCGCGGACTCGACATCCTCACGCGGGGGGCGCCGACCGCTCCGGACGCCGCCTGA
- a CDS encoding alpha-L-rhamnosidase-related protein has translation MSGIASTGDVVRPDALLKPGGTVTVLRRPQPAPVPRWPDGTTAEASSAHAGNNGSDGQPRTYDASHAVDGDPDTFWNDDTEGVFPDTLTVSLPAPRELSGITVLSNRDGVPADFTVEVWSGDSWRLAATISDNDVIQRAVPFTAPVQASRVRVTVTAVQQTSQGAFTRVNEVWPEAVAVEEPPSVTVDFGKVVVGHPRIRFSSASDNSPGVRVAFSETRQFLTERSDFTRSDQAGGAGHGTDQFAVPAKGTEWLDHKGFQAGDKVFADGLHGFRYLKITLDALASDAPAAQAWGTVGIDSVSVDFTAYLGTPSTYRGWFLCSDDDLNRYWYGASYTNELVTDTFRRDDVDPRNAWSATLEGRLVLHDGAKRDRDPYVGDLAVSARTLYLTHDEAAAAARNVLADLADHQRTDGWIPPASISDYTLPLFDYPLWWVTCSWDYVLYTGDHAYAAQYYPNLLKVLDTWYPSVTDDAGLLSKGLNGTGGYGDYAFLNRTGRITYYNALYVQALNNAAGLARWLGHTDDAARWEDRAARVAEAVNAHLWDEAAGAYLDSGTGAVRHAQDGNGIAVVAGVADAARAASALAHLDATTHRPYGNAFMDNDTIFDGASQRVYAFTSYPEIVARFEAGRADSALDQIRRTYGWMDRNDPGITNWEGIGPDGSLYEDAYTSMAHGWSTGVLPALTHQLLGARPTSPGYATWEVRPHPGDVAWAQGQLPTPRGALMVSWQNSADGFTVTVKVPAGTRGTLALPGDANTTVVCEGHKVLWNGRRGSDRSVRFTEGRVTLSDLGPGVRTFTAGRR, from the coding sequence GTGAGCGGCATCGCTTCGACCGGCGATGTCGTGAGGCCGGACGCGTTGCTCAAGCCCGGCGGGACCGTCACCGTCCTGCGTCGCCCGCAGCCGGCCCCGGTTCCCCGCTGGCCCGACGGCACCACGGCGGAGGCCTCCTCGGCGCATGCGGGCAACAACGGGAGCGACGGGCAGCCCCGTACCTACGACGCTTCTCACGCCGTGGACGGCGACCCGGACACCTTCTGGAACGACGACACCGAAGGCGTCTTCCCCGACACGCTGACCGTGTCGCTTCCCGCGCCGCGCGAACTGTCGGGCATCACCGTGCTGTCCAACAGGGACGGTGTGCCCGCCGACTTCACCGTCGAGGTGTGGAGCGGCGATTCGTGGCGTCTTGCAGCCACCATTTCTGACAACGATGTCATCCAGCGAGCGGTGCCGTTCACGGCCCCGGTCCAGGCTTCCCGGGTCCGCGTCACGGTGACGGCGGTCCAGCAGACCTCGCAGGGTGCGTTCACGCGCGTCAACGAAGTCTGGCCCGAGGCCGTCGCGGTGGAGGAGCCACCCAGTGTGACGGTCGACTTCGGCAAGGTCGTCGTCGGCCATCCGCGCATCCGCTTCAGCTCCGCCTCGGACAACTCGCCCGGCGTCCGGGTGGCCTTCTCCGAGACCAGGCAGTTCCTGACCGAGCGCAGCGACTTCACCCGCTCCGACCAGGCCGGCGGGGCCGGTCATGGCACCGATCAGTTCGCCGTGCCCGCCAAGGGCACCGAGTGGCTCGACCACAAGGGCTTCCAGGCCGGCGACAAGGTCTTCGCGGACGGGCTGCACGGCTTCCGCTATCTCAAGATCACGTTGGACGCGCTGGCGTCGGACGCGCCCGCCGCACAGGCATGGGGCACCGTCGGCATCGACTCCGTGAGCGTGGACTTCACCGCGTACCTGGGCACGCCGAGCACGTACCGTGGCTGGTTCCTGTGTTCCGACGACGACCTGAACCGCTACTGGTACGGGGCGTCCTACACCAACGAACTCGTCACCGACACCTTCCGCCGCGACGACGTCGACCCTCGCAACGCGTGGAGTGCCACCCTTGAGGGGAGGCTGGTCCTGCACGACGGCGCGAAGCGCGACCGGGACCCCTACGTCGGCGACCTGGCGGTCTCGGCCCGTACCCTCTACCTGACCCACGACGAAGCCGCGGCCGCCGCACGCAACGTGCTCGCCGACCTGGCCGACCACCAGCGGACGGACGGCTGGATCCCGCCGGCATCGATCAGCGACTACACGCTTCCGCTGTTCGACTATCCGCTGTGGTGGGTGACGTGCAGTTGGGACTACGTGCTCTACACCGGTGACCACGCCTACGCGGCGCAGTACTACCCGAACCTCCTGAAAGTCCTGGACACCTGGTATCCCAGCGTCACCGACGACGCCGGACTGCTCAGCAAGGGCCTCAACGGCACCGGCGGCTACGGTGACTACGCCTTCCTGAACCGCACGGGCAGGATCACGTACTACAACGCCCTCTACGTGCAGGCGCTGAACAACGCCGCCGGCCTGGCTCGTTGGCTGGGACACACCGACGACGCGGCCCGGTGGGAGGACCGGGCGGCTCGTGTGGCCGAAGCCGTCAACGCGCACCTGTGGGACGAAGCGGCGGGCGCCTACCTGGACTCCGGTACCGGCGCGGTGCGGCACGCCCAAGACGGCAACGGGATCGCCGTCGTCGCGGGTGTCGCCGACGCCGCCCGTGCCGCCTCGGCACTCGCCCATCTCGACGCCACCACACACCGGCCGTACGGCAACGCCTTCATGGACAACGACACGATATTCGACGGTGCGTCGCAACGCGTGTACGCCTTCACGTCGTACCCCGAGATCGTGGCCAGGTTCGAGGCCGGACGAGCGGACTCCGCCCTCGACCAGATTCGCCGTACCTACGGCTGGATGGACCGCAACGACCCCGGCATCACGAACTGGGAAGGCATCGGTCCGGACGGTTCCCTGTACGAGGACGCGTACACGAGCATGGCGCACGGCTGGTCCACGGGCGTACTGCCCGCGCTCACCCATCAACTTCTCGGTGCCCGTCCCACTTCGCCGGGCTACGCCACGTGGGAGGTTCGTCCCCATCCCGGTGACGTCGCCTGGGCGCAGGGGCAGCTTCCCACGCCCAGGGGTGCGTTGATGGTCTCCTGGCAGAACTCCGCAGACGGTTTCACCGTGACGGTGAAGGTGCCTGCTGGTACACGCGGAACCCTCGCCCTCCCCGGTGACGCGAACACGACGGTCGTGTGCGAGGGACACAAGGTGCTCTGGAACGGACGTCGTGGGTCGGACCGATCGGTCCGGTTCACCGAGGGCCGTGTCACCCTCTCGGACCTGGGGCCGGGGGTCCGCACCTTCACGGCCGGTCGTCGGTAG
- a CDS encoding DEAD/DEAH box helicase, giving the protein MQQTTPAEPHGITLRPHQVEAVDAIVRGLSLPRDGSVPAHGLRGQVHMATGTGKTVTAAVAALRLVPHGTVGVLVPTLDLLTQTIEAWRRAGHQGPAVAVCSLGADPLLEALGVRCTTNPTQLALWTGTGGPMLVFATYASLAGQGLADDQDDDVETLGVLEQALRGSYGQRMAPFDLLVVDEAHRTSGDATKAWAAVHDQTRIPAERRLYMTATPRLWAAGTAVPAPGDNGKTGPDATPPSGSDVLGGRVVASMDDTGLFGPVLHETGLMESVERGILARFEIDVLEIRDPSPLSDTATDEERRGRGLAALQAALLKHADESGVRSYMTFHSRTLDAMAFARAMPETAASLHAADPAAYPGRVGADWLSGEHPAAHRRSVLIRYADGLDAEGWVCELSFLASCRVLGEGVDIRGTRGVGAVVFADSRSSPVEIVQIIGRALRQEPGEGKVSRILVPVFLEPGEDPGDMMASSSYRGLVAILQGLRAHDDRVIERMALPTTTARGQITSVLALDPQTTADNAKDAEDGEDGENDHQEHAPGGSAAAGAGEDDQEHHTDDDQGDDAAPNVAPLNTPLLRFSLPRDPGSIALFLRTRVLRPDSEVWLTGYTALRTWAREHGHAAVPADTKVPLGDDGDGPLYGLGTWVGEQRRTFRAGTLKAWRAELLNEIGMVWSVGDAQFWTNLSAARAYFAAIGSLAAPRSAVIDSVAVGQWLANLRKPGGLGSDPERAAERRRALEAIDPDWNPDWTIDWQRHYAAARELLTEETGPADLLPGVSVHGCDVGTWVAAQRQPSTWAALTDQQRDRLEQLGIRHAPAVAPETAEAPARVSAFEKGLAAVAQYQAREGHLTIPRTHIETVVIGDQEHQIRAGVFLTNQKSRRTKLTTDKLTALAALGLNWAQRVRPPDTSLPRPTPTTQNNSASGSIVSQ; this is encoded by the coding sequence ATGCAGCAGACGACGCCGGCAGAACCGCACGGGATCACCCTGAGGCCGCATCAGGTCGAGGCGGTGGACGCGATCGTGCGGGGACTGTCCCTGCCCCGGGACGGATCGGTGCCCGCGCACGGACTGCGGGGCCAGGTCCACATGGCCACCGGAACGGGCAAGACGGTCACCGCGGCCGTGGCTGCGCTGCGACTGGTCCCGCACGGAACGGTCGGCGTGCTGGTCCCGACGCTGGACCTGCTGACGCAGACGATCGAGGCATGGCGCCGGGCCGGGCACCAGGGTCCGGCCGTCGCCGTGTGCTCCCTCGGGGCCGACCCGCTGCTGGAGGCGCTGGGAGTGCGGTGCACGACCAACCCGACGCAGCTCGCCCTGTGGACCGGCACCGGCGGGCCGATGCTCGTGTTCGCCACGTACGCCTCGCTCGCCGGGCAGGGGCTGGCCGACGACCAGGACGACGACGTCGAGACCCTCGGCGTACTCGAACAGGCGCTGCGCGGCTCGTACGGACAACGTATGGCGCCCTTCGACCTCCTGGTGGTGGATGAGGCCCACCGCACGTCCGGGGACGCCACGAAGGCCTGGGCGGCCGTCCACGACCAGACCCGCATCCCGGCGGAGCGCCGGTTGTACATGACCGCGACCCCGCGCCTGTGGGCGGCGGGCACCGCCGTGCCGGCACCCGGGGACAACGGGAAGACCGGCCCGGACGCCACCCCGCCGAGCGGCAGCGACGTGCTGGGCGGGCGGGTCGTCGCCTCGATGGACGACACCGGACTGTTCGGGCCCGTCCTCCACGAGACCGGCCTCATGGAGAGCGTCGAGCGGGGCATTCTCGCGCGGTTCGAGATCGACGTGCTGGAGATCCGCGACCCCTCACCGCTCAGCGACACGGCGACGGACGAGGAGCGGCGCGGGCGCGGGCTCGCCGCCCTCCAAGCCGCCCTGCTCAAGCACGCGGACGAGTCCGGCGTCCGCTCGTACATGACGTTCCACTCCCGGACCCTGGACGCGATGGCCTTCGCCCGCGCGATGCCGGAGACCGCCGCCAGCCTCCACGCCGCCGACCCGGCCGCCTACCCCGGACGGGTCGGCGCGGACTGGCTCTCCGGCGAGCACCCCGCCGCCCACCGGCGCAGCGTCCTCATCCGGTACGCGGACGGCCTGGACGCCGAGGGGTGGGTGTGCGAGCTGTCCTTCCTCGCCTCCTGTCGGGTCCTGGGCGAGGGCGTCGACATTCGGGGCACGCGCGGCGTCGGCGCGGTCGTCTTCGCGGATTCCCGCTCCTCGCCGGTGGAGATCGTGCAGATCATCGGGCGGGCCCTGCGCCAAGAGCCCGGCGAGGGCAAGGTGAGCAGGATTCTGGTGCCCGTGTTCCTGGAGCCCGGGGAGGACCCCGGCGACATGATGGCGTCCTCCAGCTACCGCGGCCTGGTCGCGATCCTCCAGGGCCTGCGCGCCCACGACGACCGCGTCATCGAGCGCATGGCCCTGCCCACCACCACCGCACGCGGCCAGATCACCTCCGTGCTCGCCCTCGACCCGCAGACCACCGCCGACAACGCGAAGGACGCCGAGGACGGTGAGGACGGCGAGAACGACCACCAGGAGCACGCCCCCGGCGGGAGCGCGGCCGCCGGCGCCGGGGAAGACGACCAGGAGCACCACACGGACGACGACCAGGGTGACGACGCGGCGCCGAATGTGGCTCCCCTCAACACGCCGCTGCTGCGGTTCTCCCTCCCCCGCGACCCCGGGAGCATCGCCCTGTTCCTGCGCACCCGCGTACTCAGGCCCGACTCCGAGGTCTGGCTCACCGGGTACACCGCACTGCGCACCTGGGCCCGCGAACACGGACACGCGGCCGTCCCCGCCGACACCAAGGTGCCTCTCGGCGACGACGGCGACGGCCCTCTCTACGGGCTGGGCACCTGGGTCGGCGAACAGCGCCGCACCTTCCGGGCGGGGACGCTGAAGGCGTGGCGGGCCGAGCTGCTGAACGAGATCGGCATGGTCTGGTCGGTCGGCGACGCACAGTTCTGGACGAACCTCTCCGCCGCCCGCGCCTACTTCGCCGCGATCGGCAGCCTCGCGGCGCCGAGATCCGCGGTGATCGACTCGGTGGCGGTGGGCCAGTGGCTCGCCAATCTCCGCAAGCCGGGCGGCCTCGGCTCCGACCCGGAACGCGCCGCCGAACGGCGCCGGGCACTGGAAGCCATCGACCCCGACTGGAACCCTGACTGGACGATCGACTGGCAACGCCACTACGCCGCCGCCCGTGAACTCCTCACCGAGGAGACCGGCCCCGCCGACCTCCTGCCCGGCGTCAGCGTCCACGGCTGCGACGTCGGGACCTGGGTCGCCGCCCAGCGCCAGCCCAGCACTTGGGCGGCGCTGACGGACCAGCAGCGTGACCGGCTGGAGCAGCTCGGCATCCGCCACGCCCCGGCCGTCGCCCCCGAGACCGCCGAGGCGCCGGCCCGGGTGAGCGCCTTCGAGAAGGGTCTTGCCGCCGTGGCGCAGTACCAGGCCCGGGAAGGACACCTGACCATCCCCCGAACCCACATCGAAACCGTGGTGATCGGCGATCAGGAACACCAGATCCGCGCCGGAGTGTTCCTGACCAACCAGAAGAGCCGCCGGACCAAACTCACCACCGACAAGCTCACCGCCCTCGCCGCCCTCGGACTCAACTGGGCCCAGCGAGTCAGGCCCCCAGACACCAGCCTCCCCAGACCAACACCAACAACTCAGAACAACTCAGCGAGCGGTTCCATCGTCTCCCAGTGA
- a CDS encoding DUF6233 domain-containing protein, whose product MEPKGTTGDRDYAVLHRSGCTLGRRGGFMPREQAFLALSEDYIRCCGMCAPETGLRGDR is encoded by the coding sequence GTGGAGCCGAAGGGGACGACCGGTGACCGCGACTACGCGGTCCTGCACCGGAGCGGCTGCACCCTCGGCCGGCGCGGCGGCTTCATGCCGCGAGAACAGGCCTTCCTCGCGCTGAGCGAGGACTACATCAGGTGCTGCGGGATGTGCGCCCCCGAGACCGGGCTCCGGGGAGACCGGTAG